GGCGGATGATCCTCCGGGGTCGGGACTGAGGGACGAGGGAGGTCAGTGCTCTGGGCGCCGGGTCACAGGTCCTCCCGGACTCAGCAGTTTTGGGTCTCTCCGCCTCCTTCCTCGGGAGCCGCAGCCCCGATCAGCCAGAAGGCCCAGGGCGAGCAAGGGGCGGGGGTCCCCACCTGTCTAACGTGGGTGATGGGGAGGAAGGGCCGAAGGGCCGGCCTGGCTGGGCCGGGACTGCCTGCGCTGAGCCCCAGCAGAGCTGCCAGAGGCTAGTGGTCCTCGAGGCGGGCCCCTAAATCTGTGGAGTTTGGGCGACTCAAGGGGCGCCCCCTCCTAATTGAGCCCCCCCTCGCGCACTCAGGATGTCCGAGCTGCAGGAAGAGGAGCGGGTCTTCCTAGCTGCCCGAGAAGAGCTGGTGGAGGCCCTGACCAAGGATCCCGGGCAGACGTTTTCCCCGGAGCAGCTGCTCGGACTGCTGGACAGCGCGCTGCCCCTTTCCACCCGCTACCCTCGGCTGGACGCCTCCCGCCTGGTCCGCAGCAACGCCCAGGGAGAGGTGAGTGAGCGCAAAGACCCGCGCTATGGGAGAGAGCCGGAAGGGACTGAGTGACGGAGGGAATCTTTGGAAGAGGGACAGAATCGTGTCCAAGACCAGAAGGGAAGGGATGGAGTAGGGGACCAGTCAGCAGGTTTGGAGACTCGGGAACTGTGACATGTGACGCTCACGTATGTGGCCAGATCAAGCCCCTTTCACTGTGCTTTTGCAGCCTAGTCAGTACTTGCACAGGCTGTCCACCGCATTGAACATCCTAGAGAAATATGGCCGAAATCTGCTTAGCCCACAAAGACCACGCTACTGGCGCGGGGTCAAGTTCAACAACCCCGTCTTCAGAAGCACTGTGGATGCGGTGCAGGTGAGAGCCTCTTGTCGAGATCTGGGAGGGTGCAGCTGGGAGTGACTGAAGCCCCCGGGAGGGCCGGAAGCTAGGGATCGCCAGTTCTGTGACAAGTGATCGTTTAAAAAGGGGTTTTCGTGGGACTGGAATGAGAGTGTCAAGTTACGGGGGTCTCTAAGCGATAATGAAGAGCAGCATGCGGGTCTGTGTCGGAGGAAAGAGACACAAGAGTGGGCAGTCACAGACAGGCAGTGACGGGGTTCTTGACAGGGGGGCCGGGAAGTGCTTCGCCTCTATGGGTATACAGAACAGCAGCCAGATGGCTTAAGCTTCCCCGAGGGGCAGCAGGAGCCGGATGCTCACCGTGTGGCTACAGTTACTGTGGACGTCCTATTACTTCGAACTGAGCTCACCCTTCTTCTGGAGGTAAGACATTTTCCTCACAAATAGGAATTTGCCCTAACCTGAAGCCACTTTATAGATACCCACTCAGCTGGATCCCAAGCATGGAGcgcttccctccccctccttcctcaaACCATACTGAGTGGTCACCTGctctatttcttccctttccctgtgAGTGGATAGGGACCTGGCTCCTAGGGATAGTATGGCCGAGGTTCTGATTGTGCTCCATTTATTCTGCCCACAGAAATCTCACCCACGGCCAAAGGCACTGGAACAACTGCTAAAAGAGGGATCTGGTGGCGAGGTAAGGAGGAAGGGCTTCCTTGGTGTCATGGGGAGATTGATGAGAAAAGGCAATGAGGACTAGGTTTCATTGAACCCTCTATACATTACCCTTCCTTCTCAGATGCTGCTCTTCTCTGAATTCGTTTCTCCGCTGAGAGAGAAcacttcaaattctcttcctgcTCCCCAGACTCAAGGTACTGCTACGTTTTTGGAGGAAGGAGATAGTCAAATATGGTATCAATGATGAAGATTTGTGGAATTTCACTATGTGCAAATATAATCCTTCCAatccttgtttctttttcattaaagagATGAAACTGACTCCTTGAACCTAGTCATATTAAAGAATGTATACTAGTTCATAGCTTATGTAAACTATACGCACATAATCCAGAGGAAATAATGTTCTTGAGATAATATGTAACTATTCTTCTCTTGTCCAGGTACCATAGCAGGTTCTTGCTTCCTATGTGGCTCTGTCCCAGGCACACTGCATTGCCCAACCTGTGGTCATGATCTTTGCCCAGCCTGTGACTGCCTTTTCCATCGACACCCATCGCGTGCCCATCATATTCGACAGCCCTTGCTTGGGAACCGCCCAGCCTCCAACCTTAGCTCTAGGTAAGAGGCTCCCTCCcttcttgattcttctcaattGATCCTCTGAGGGAAGGATGAGTGGGGGGGCATGCTAAGAAAATTAAAACTGTTCAGGAGCATAACTATCTGTTATTTAGGATAGCTCTGTGCTTTCGTTACAGTTTGTCAAACCTAACCCCACCTCGAGCCCTGCTCACATCTCCGCCCACCTTTGGGGACTGCTCTCTTCCTTCTTGGTCAAGTCCGGCCCCAGAGCCACCTAGCACTCGCCCGCCTTGGCACTGTGCCGCCTGTGCCAGGCTGAATGAAGCCCGAGCAGTGTTATGTGTAGCCTGTGACCGGCCCCGAGGGTGCAAGGGGGTAGGACAAGGGATGGAGAGCCCTCGGGCTGGAGGATTAGGGGGTGGACCACAGCGGGGCCGCTGGGCCTGTCAGAGCTGCACCTATGAGAACGAGGCTGCTACGGTGCTCTGCGCCATCTGTGAGCGACCTCGGCTTGCCCAGCCCCCCAGCCTTGTAGGAGATGTGCGAGACACTGGTGCCTGCCAGCCCGCTCTGGAGGTAATATGAATTCTAGCTTCTCCTCCACATGAGACTGCGTGTGGCTCTCTCAGATCTTTGCTTTCCTTGATGTTCTCTCCAACCACTCTCCCTGTCTGCACTTTCTCGTGttcccatgatttttccttctctctcctcccagcTTTAGGTCTTTTTTCTTGGGAATAGCTCCAAAGGGTGAACCTTTCAGGGGTAATGACTATTCCAGTCTACTTCCTCTAGGCTGGTGACTGGCACTGTGTTCACTGCACCTTCCGAAACTCTGGCCCAGGCTGGGTGTGCTCCATGTGTAACCGGACCAGTAGCCCCACTCCAGCAGTCCCCTCCTGGCTCCCGGCTAGCACGCTGGGAGAGGGAGCCCGAGCCAGCGTCTGCTTCAAGCCTGTATCTGCACATCGCCTGAGCACTCCTCTGCCCGCCCTCAGGGGAGAGCCTGAGCAGCATCGCCAGGACAAGATGCGGGAGGATGGACTGCGACTGGTAGCCATGATCCGAGTAAGTCTGTGGAGGGGGCCAGCTCTTAAGAAAGAGGAGCAGAGCCCTGAGTGTGGGGCAGGGGATGGGTTAGGTTCTAGAATTCCCTCGAAGTCAGAATTCTTTTCTGAGGGGGGTGAAGAATGCTTTCCTTACCTTTGTCTTAATGAAGCCACCCCACCACGGGGGGTGGGGGTGTCCCCAGGCAGGAGAGGCCGAAGGTGCGTGCCCAGAGGAGATATTTTCAGCATTGCAATACTCGGGCACAGAGGTGCCCCTGCAGTGGCTGCGGTCAGAGCTACCCTACGTGCTGGAGATGGTGGCAGAGATGGCAGGACGGCAGGACCCCAGCCTGGGTGCATTCTCCTGCCAAGAAGCCAAGCGGGCCTGGCTGGATCGTCATGGCAACCTGGATGAGGCTGTGGAGGAGTGTGTTCGAGCCAGACGCAGGAAGGTCGGGCAGGGTTGGGAGGGTGAGGAACCAGGGCCAGGGGATAAATTGGTACCAGGAAATGTTAATAAATGGAGGGTGGGATTGGAGTGGGGGCTGGGGTTAGGATGTCAGAACAAGTATTTGACTGAACTGGATATGCAAAACAAGGTTAAATATCAAGGTGGACCTTAGAATTTAGAGCTTctggttttttggttttcttctttattactgTAAATATTAGGTTCGGGAGTTAGAAGTCCTAGGCTTTGGACGAGAGGAGGGAGCCTTGCAAGCACTCTATCAACACGGTGGAGATGTGGAGCGAGCCCTTACGGAGCTGCAGCGGCAGCGCCTAGAACCCTTCCACCAGCGCCTGTGGGAGGCCCCTGAGTCTAACCCTTCCTGGGATGGGCCTGATAAGCAGGTAATTGATGAGACAGCTCATGGGGAAGCAGAAAAAGCAATAAAGTTGTAATCCTGGAAAAGGCCAGGCCAGATGGGAGTATTCTGACAGATATTCTCCTTCTGTGCCTTCACATCCCAGAGTCTGATCCGGCGGCTCTTGGCAGTCTATGCTTTACCAAGCTGGGGCCGGGCAGAGCTGGCCCTTTCCCTGCTTCAGGAGACACCCAGGAACTACGAGCTGCTAGATGTGGTGGAGGCAGTTCGACATAGCCCTGATCGGGCCTTCCTACGCCGACTGCTTGCCCAAGAGTGTGCTGTCTGCGGCTGGGCCCTGCCGCGAAACCGGGTACCTTCCTTTCCTTACTCTTGGTTGAGTGATGGCCCCTCATGCTGCCAGCTTGTACACATTTTCCCATGAAATGATACCTTCAATCTCATGCCAGCCCAACCTCAATCAGGTGGATTTTTGGTATTCGTTAGTTCAGGGGAATCTTTGCTCTGTCCTCCCATTCCTTCAGATGTAGCGAGCCGGTGTCTTCCTAGTCAGGGCTCAGGGGATCAGCCTTCACCCAATCCCAGCAGCCTCGCTCTTTTTATATGGCTTATTGTCTCCTGACTTCCCCCTTCTCCTGCCCCAGATGCAGGCACTGACCTCCTGTGAATGCACCATCTGCCCAGATTGCTTCCGGCAGCACTTCACCATTGCCCTAAAGGAGAAGCACATCACAGATATGGTGTGTCCGGCCTGTGGGCGTCCTGACCTGACTGATGAGACCCAGCTGGTCAGCTACTTCTCTACCCTGGACATCCAGGTACCAAGCGAACCCAAAGTGGAACCCATGGCTAACGGGGTCCAGGGTTCCAGGTGGTTGGGGACCCTTTTCACCTGCCTCTTCTTGTTCTTCTAGTTGCGAGAGAGCCTGGATCCTGATGCTTATGCACTGTTCCACAAGAAACTGACGGAGCGTGTGCTCATGCGTGACCCCAAATTCTTGTGGTGCACTCAGGTGAGATGCTGAGGAAATGGCCAGAGAGCACAGGGAAGCCAGGAAAAGATTGGTTGACAGGATGGAAAAGGGCTAATGACATATCATAACATTTGCCTTCTTTCCCAACCAGTGTTCCTTTGGCTTCATCTATGAACGAGAGCAGCTGGAAGCCACATGTCCCCAGTGTCACCAAACTTTCTGTGTTCGTTGCAAGCGTCAGGTAAAGGGAAACAAGTCAAAGAGAGGCTGAAACAGTGGGGTGGATTAGAAAGACTGGGGAGCCGTGGAGCAAGAACTGGATCATAGTTTTATTTGGGATTGCAAGTCTCTAGCTAAAGTTTTCCTCCTGTAGTGGGAAGAACAGCATCGGGGCCGGAGCTGTGAAGATTTTCAGAGTTGGAAGCGTGCCAATGACCCTGAATACCAGGCCCAGGGCTTGGCCATGTATCTGCAGGAGAATGGCATTGGTAAGGCCCTCTTCTGTCCCTCCTCTCCGAGATACAAGCCTCTTCCTTCCTCAAAACACTCACCATTCTCTGCCATCATTGACCCACAAGCCTTTCATCTATCTTTGCCATTCTTACCCTTGTCAAGATGGAGAAATTCCTTGCTGTGAGTCAGCTTTGATAGCTTGCATTCCTGATGCTGTTTGTTCCCATAGATTGTCCCAAGTGTAAGTTCTCCTATGCTCTGGCCCGGGGTGGATGTATGCATTTCCACTGCACCCAGTGCCGCCATCAGTTCTGCAGTGGCTGCTACAGTGCCTTCTACGCCAAGAATGTACGTGGGagatgggaggagggggaggaggaggatggggaatGGGATCAGACTACACTTGGGTTTGATTAGGAGGAAGTGATCGAGGATATGGAGAGTGGAGTTGAAGGGGTGGAGAAGTCATTATGCTGTTGAACTTCTTTCTCCATTCCCCCCACTACTGACTTCAGATCCTCTGGTTTCCCACCACCGCCCTAGACCTCATGAAGGGGGTTACTGACGGCCAGAACCCAATACCTTCTCCagcttactttatttttctccttgggTTCCTATCAGAAATGTCCAGATCCCAATTGTCGGGTAAAGAAATCACTGCATGGTCATCATCCTCGAGACTGTCTCTTCTACCTTCGAGACTGGGATGCTCTCCGTCTCCAGAAGTTGTTACAGGTCAGAAGCCTCTAAGACTAGCAGGAGAGGACCTCATCAGGAAAAATTTCAGGGTGTTAGGGTGTCAGGATTCCATTGTCTCAAAAATTCCCTCCATGAATCATTTTCAAGGCTAGGGGAGATAGTCTAAAGCAAGAAATGCAAGCTAGCTCAAACTTTCTCACTTGTCTTTCCCTTCCTAGGACAACAGCATTACTTTCAATACAGAGCCTCCAGCAGGAACCCGGGCAGTCCCTGGAGGTGAGTGAGGTTGTCATCTTGGAACCCCTGCCAATCTCCAGTTGTAGTTGCTCACTGAGAGGGGAAAGCCTTCTCTGTAGAGAAGGGGCAGTGATAAGAGTTATTCTATTATGCTTATAGggtgagaggagggagggaaatgcTCCATAAAACCCTTAACTTTCTTGTTCATTAATTAGTTCATTCTTTGATATTAGCTCTCTAATATTTAAAAGACATTGTCCTAGGCACTATGGTCACTACGAAGAAGTATTCAAACAAAACCCCTGTCCTttgggagtttttatttgaaaaaaataaaacatgcacTATTTGAAATTTAATTAGCAGTCAAGATCTCACAAGAAAACATGCAAAAAGGCAAAATTAAtggcacaaaaaaaaaaggcaaaattaatgGCACAAAGTTTACTCTAAGGGTTGAAGAGTTGTGATGTTAATGGGGCGCCATTGATAATTCTGGATATTAATGCATTCCTATCATCCATATTGGGAGTTAACCTTCCTTTGGATTTGGTTGAATAATATACCCATTATGCTTTGGGAGCAACTACCTTCCTTACATACTTTCTGCCCCCTCAGGTGGCTGCCGTGTGATGGAACAGAAGGAGGTTCCTGGTGGGCTTAAAGATGAAGCCTGTGGAAAGGAGACCCCCACTGGGTATGCCGGACTCTGCCAGTAAGTACCAGGCTGGAAAGAAGGTCCTTGTAGGAAGGTACTGAGACTTGTGCACTGATTCCTTAAAGACTGGGTTCTGGAATATGCCCCCTGGGGACGGAGTGTGGGCAGAACACATAAGGTCTGATGATCTCTGGATGGTGAGGAGTTCCCGAAGTAGGCCCAATACCTTCTCTCCATCTCCCACCCCTCAGGGCACACTATAAGGAGTACCTGGTGAGCCTCATCAATGCCCACTCACTGGACCCAGCAATGCTGTATGAGGTGGAGGAGCTGGAGACAGCCACTGAGCGCTATCTGCATATCCGGCCTCAGCCGGCAGCAGGGGAGGAAGCCTCCAGCTATCGGACTCGATTGCTACAGGTGAAGAGATTGTGGAGGGCTCTCAGCTACTTTGACTTCCAAAGATCCTCTCAGCCAACCTAGAATCCCTTAATATCTGGTTTTAACCCACTTTCCCATTTCCTCCTGCAGAAGCTGCTAGAAGAGGTGCCACTGGGCCAGAACATCCCCCGCAGGAAGAAGTAGCTGAGGCTGGGACCCTCAGGAAGGTCCCTGTACCCCCTCTCCAGGGGCTGGGACCCTCA
The DNA window shown above is from Sminthopsis crassicaudata isolate SCR6 chromosome 2, ASM4859323v1, whole genome shotgun sequence and carries:
- the RNF31 gene encoding E3 ubiquitin-protein ligase RNF31, which codes for MSELQEEERVFLAAREELVEALTKDPGQTFSPEQLLGLLDSALPLSTRYPRLDASRLVRSNAQGEPSQYLHRLSTALNILEKYGRNLLSPQRPRYWRGVKFNNPVFRSTVDAVQGGREVLRLYGYTEQQPDGLSFPEGQQEPDAHRVATVTVDVLLLRTELTLLLEKSHPRPKALEQLLKEGSGGEMLLFSEFVSPLRENTSNSLPAPQTQGTIAGSCFLCGSVPGTLHCPTCGHDLCPACDCLFHRHPSRAHHIRQPLLGNRPASNLSSSLSNLTPPRALLTSPPTFGDCSLPSWSSPAPEPPSTRPPWHCAACARLNEARAVLCVACDRPRGCKGVGQGMESPRAGGLGGGPQRGRWACQSCTYENEAATVLCAICERPRLAQPPSLVGDVRDTGACQPALEAGDWHCVHCTFRNSGPGWVCSMCNRTSSPTPAVPSWLPASTLGEGARASVCFKPVSAHRLSTPLPALRGEPEQHRQDKMREDGLRLVAMIRAGEAEGACPEEIFSALQYSGTEVPLQWLRSELPYVLEMVAEMAGRQDPSLGAFSCQEAKRAWLDRHGNLDEAVEECVRARRRKVRELEVLGFGREEGALQALYQHGGDVERALTELQRQRLEPFHQRLWEAPESNPSWDGPDKQSLIRRLLAVYALPSWGRAELALSLLQETPRNYELLDVVEAVRHSPDRAFLRRLLAQECAVCGWALPRNRMQALTSCECTICPDCFRQHFTIALKEKHITDMVCPACGRPDLTDETQLVSYFSTLDIQLRESLDPDAYALFHKKLTERVLMRDPKFLWCTQCSFGFIYEREQLEATCPQCHQTFCVRCKRQWEEQHRGRSCEDFQSWKRANDPEYQAQGLAMYLQENGIDCPKCKFSYALARGGCMHFHCTQCRHQFCSGCYSAFYAKNKCPDPNCRVKKSLHGHHPRDCLFYLRDWDALRLQKLLQDNSITFNTEPPAGTRAVPGGGCRVMEQKEVPGGLKDEACGKETPTGYAGLCQAHYKEYLVSLINAHSLDPAMLYEVEELETATERYLHIRPQPAAGEEASSYRTRLLQKLLEEVPLGQNIPRRKK